From the genome of Papaver somniferum cultivar HN1 chromosome 2, ASM357369v1, whole genome shotgun sequence, one region includes:
- the LOC113349346 gene encoding inactive protein kinase SELMODRAFT_444075-like, translated as MNIQQKRGKQKGGCSTSSADVVVSEKVVVAVKESKEIPRTALVWALTHVVQPGDCITLLVVVPAHTSGRKWGFPRFAGDCASGHRRSSAGTSIEHKCDISDTCSQMMLQLHDVYDPNKINVKIKIVSGSPCGAVAAEAKRTQANWVVLDRQLKPEEKRCMEELQCNIVAMKRSHPKVLRLNLVGSPKKDLEGAGLVPSELVDSPEGHPENKDGTLNTIRGPVVTPSSSPELGTPFTATEVGTSSVSSSDPGTSPFFISEVNGDLKKEESSVSQEHRHGDETSSDTDENSSHPSTSFGFQPWMTEMLNSNRQTSKQLEENSHRLRDKTQTSTAKALLEKFSKLDREAGIESMNYRSDNDYNGNVREAVSLARNAPLGPPPLCSICQHKGPVFGKPPRWFSYAELELATGGFSQANFLAEGGFGSVHRGVLPDGQSVAVKQHKLASSQGDQEFCSEVEVLSCAQHRNVVMLIGFCVEEKRRLLVYEYICNGSLDSHLYGRNRNPLEWSARQKIAVGAARGLRYLHEECRVGCIVHRDMRPNNILITHDFEPLVGDFGLARWQPDGDLGVETRVIGTFGYLAPEYAQSGQITEKADVYSFGVVLVELVTGRKAVDINRPKGQQCLTEWARPLLEDYAVDELVDPRLANRYSEQEVYCMLHAASLCIRRDPHARPRMSQVLRILEGDMLMDSNFCSTPGYDAGNRSGRLCPEQQQQQQQQHYSGPLSNEASDGLSGKFSYEALKMAYWERENARRRGSCDEDL; from the exons GTAGAAAATGGGGCTTTCCAAGATTCGCTGGTGACTGTGCCAGTGGGCATCGGAGGTCTTCTGCAGGGACCAGTATAGAGCACAAGTGTGATATTTCAGATACATGCTCCCAGATGATGCTTCAGCTGCATGATGTGTATGATCCAAACAAG ATAAATGTCAAGATAAAGATTGTTTCTGGATCACCTTGTGGAGCGGTTGCTGCAGAAGCTAAGAGAACTCAAGCTAACTGGGTCGTACTGGATAG ACAGCTTAAACCTGAGGAGAAACGTTGCATGGAAGAGCTGCAATGCAATATTGTGGCTATGAAACGTTCCCATCCAAAAGTACTTCGCTTAAATTTGGTTGGATCGCCTAAGAAGGACCTTGAAGGAGCTGGCTTAGTACCTTCTGAGCTAGTGGATTCACCTGAAGGACATCCAGAAAACAAGGATGGTACATTGAATACCATTCGAGGTCCAGTTGTGACACCGTCCAGTAGTCCTGAACTTGGGACACCATTCACTGCAACTGAAGTTGGAACATCTTCAGTATCAAGTTCAGATCCAGGAACTTCTCCATTTTTCATCTCGGAAGTTAATGGTGACCTGAAGAAAGAGGAGTCATCAGTCTCACAAGAACACCGGCATGGTGATGAAACCAGCTCAGACACTGATGAAAATTCAAGCCATCCCTCGACCAGTTTTGGATTCCAACCATGGATGACAGAAATGCTTAATTCCAATCGTCAAACATCAAAGCAACTAGAAGAAAATTCACACAGACTCCGTGATAAAACTCAAACTTCCACTGCCAAAGCCTTGCTGGAGAAATTCTCTAAACTTGACCGTGAAGCTGGAATAGAATCGATGAACTATAGGTCAGATAACGACTACAATGGAAACGTAAGAGAAGCAGTTTCTCTAGCAAGGAATGCACCTCTAGGTCCACCACCTCTTTGCTCAATATGCCAACACAAGGGACCTGTATTTGGGAAACCACCAAGGTGGTTTAGCTATGCTGAGTTGGAACTTGCAACAGGTGGATTTTCGCAAGCAAATTTCTTGGCTGAAGGTGGGTTTGGATCTGTCCACAGGGGAGTCCTACCAGATGGCCAGTCTGTTGCCGTTAAGCAACACAAATTGGCTAGTTCTCAAGGGGATCAAGAGTTTTGTTCAGAAGTTGAGGTTCTAAGTTGTGCACAGCACCGAAATGTTGTCATGCTTATTGGATTCTGCGTAGAGGAGAAAAGAAGGTTGCTGGTTTATGAATATATTTGCAACGGGTCATTGGATTCTCATCTTTACG GACGTAATCGAAATCCATTAGAATGGTCCGCACGGCAAAAGATTGCAGTTGGAGCTGCTCGTGGATTGCGATACCTCCATGAAGAGTGTAGAGTGGGTTGTATCGTCCATCGCGATATGCGTCCCAACAATATACTTATCACACATGATTTTGAACCACTG GTGGGAGATTTTGGCCTTGCAAGGTGGCAGCCAGATGGAGACCTGGGAGTAGAAACCAGAGTAATTGGAACATTTGG GTACCTGGCTCCAGAATATGCACAAAGTGGTCAAATTACCGAAAAAGCTGATGTATACTCTTTCGGAGTGGTTTTGGTAGAGCTTGTTACAGGACGCAAAGCTGTTGACATCAACCGGCCTAAGGGTCAGCAATGCCTTACTGAATGG GCGCGCCCTTTGCTAGAAGACTATGCTGTTGATGAGTTGGTGGACCCACGGTTGGCCAATCGTTATTCAGAACAAGAGGTTTATTGCATGCTGCATGCTGCGTCGCTGTGCATTCGCCGCGATCCCCATGCAAGACCTCGCATGTCTCAG GTACTACGAATTTTGGAGGGTGACATGTTGATGGACTCAAATTTCTGTTCGACACCTGGATATGATGCTGGAAACAGGAGTGGGAGACTTTGtccagagcagcagcagcagcaacaacaacaacattataGTGGTCCGCTTTCAAATGAGGCATCAGATGGATTAAGCGGGAAATTCTCCTACGAGGCGCTGAAAATGGCTTATTGGGAAAgagagaatgcaagaagaagGGGTTCTTGTGACGAAGATCTTTGA